In Pseudomonadaceae bacterium SI-3, the sequence TCAAGGGCTGGCGAGTCGTATGACCGGCGAGCCACGACGCTCGCCGGCGTCAGGACTGAGCAGCCAGCTTCTCAGTTCTTCGATAAACCAATCTTGAGCGAAACACGCGGGTCAAAAGCAAACTGCCGGGCCAGGTCGGACGGCCAGTTTGCTCAGGCGCGTCTATGCATGCGGCGTTGGGCGCAGCGCCTTGGCCATGCACTGCAGAGCCTCACGCGGCCCACCGCAAATCAGCGTAGTGGGCACAGCCAGCATGAGATTCAGGGGCAGGTCGAACGCTTCCAGTTGCAACCCATCGCAGTCGAGGCCAGGCACGCCACAGAGCTGCGGATGCTGACGTTGCAAGCGTTCGGCATAACTGCCCTCCCCCTCCAGATAGCCATAGATCGGCTTGCCCTGTGCCACGGCATAACCGACTTCGAAACTGGTGCCGCTGTCCGGCTCACCACCGCGAAAGAAGTTCAGATCGGCAAGCACCGCATCGGCTTGATTGAGCAAGTCCAGGTTAGCCCGGTAGATCCAGGCTGCCTGCTGACGCGGTGCCTCGATCCCGTTCGGCACCTGCTTATCCAGCGGATACAAACCGATGAAGCCGAACTCGCTACACAACGCTTTGAGCCGCTCACCATGTTCAAGCGCGTCCGACCGGAACACACCGGGGCCGGCGAGGTAAATACGCAACGTCATTGAGGTTTCCGTACGACTGAGCAGGTCATAGCCCGATCAGCGCAAGCACAATGAAGGAGGCGAACAGCACGAACAGGGTCGTCCCTCGATCGCGTAAGTTTCACCTTCGTTCAAATTGATAACGGCAAAAATGATAGTGATCAGAACGACGGTTAGCTGCGCCGGCGTCATCACTGCCTGAAACGGCTGGCTACTATAACAGCGCCAACGCTTCGATGATCGGCTGCCCGAATCACCGTAGACAGCGCGGCATCAAGCGCAATGTTAACCGCTGACTGCTTGCGGCTGGCCAGGCGTCGCGCAAGGTGGTCAGAACTTCCTGTGCAGCCGCAATGCGGCTACGACAAGACGCCAAAATGGACGCTGCTCAGGGTTTGGCCAGGCTCACCGTAGTTTCCTAGACGCTTGATGATCCGACGCACTAAGCCGTAGCAAACGACGCTTCGCATGCACCGTTCCGGCTCGGCGGAGCCAAGCGCAGCGTTAGAACGCCGCCAGGGCGCTGAACAGCTTCCGTAACTGTCCAGCTGGTCAGCTTTTTGCATCTGATGCGGTAATCCTTGAGACCAACAGACTAAGCGGCATAAGCGTAGGAGCGGGCTCATCCAACCCGCCCCCAACAAAGCCATTCTCGCTTCGCCGACTCCACGCCTGTCGCCCCAGGCAGCAAGAACTGTCTGCCCGAGCCACACTCAAGGCGTATTCAAACCTGCCATTTGGCGTTGAATGTGGTCATCCAAGGTCTGTCCATCGGACGCATTGACTTTTGAGTCAGTAATTTCTTGACCGAAAAGTCAGATAACGATAATTTCCACCGCCAGAGCCCAGAACAAAAATGCCCCGGAGGCCCGCCTTGATCCAGTTTCTTCTCAATCGAGAACTGCGCCGTGAGCAGACACTCGATCCGAATACCACCGTGCTGGAATACCTGCGTGAACACCGCGGCAAGCCCGGCACCAAAGAAGGTTGCGCATCCGGCGATTGCGGTGCCTGTACCGTCGTAGTCGGAGAGCTGGACGGAGAAAAGCTGCGCTACCGCACGCTCAATTCCTGTCTGACCTTCGTCTCCGCGCTGCACGGCAAGCAACTCATCACCGTGGAAGACCTCAAGCATCAAGGCCAACTACACAGCGTTCAGCAGGCGATGGTCGATTGCCACGGCTCGCAGTGCGGTTTCTGCACGCCCGGATTTGTCATGAGCCTGTTCGCCCTGCAGAAGTCGGCGGACGGTTACGACAAGGCGGACACCCATGAAGCGTTAGCCGGCAACCTCTGCCGTTGCACCGGCTACCGTCCGATTCTCGAAGCTGCCGAGCAGGCGTGTTGCGGCAAGCAGCCGGACCAGTTCGATGCCCGTGAAGCCGAGACGATCGCCCAGCTCAAAGCCATCGAGCCGCGCGAAACCGCCGAGCTGAACAGCGGCGACAAGCGCTGCCTGTCGCCATTGACGGTAGGCGACCTGGCGGAGATCTACGGCGCCAACCCCGAAGCCCGCCTGCTCGCTGGCGGCACCGATCTGGCGCTGGAAGTCACCCAGTTCCACCGCGAACTGCCGGTGATGATCTACGTCGGGCATATCGCCGAGATGAAGAAGGTCGAAGTGACAGACACCAGCATCGAGATCGGTGCAGCCACACCGCTGACCGACTGCTATGAAGTGCTGGCGAAGGAATACCCGGACTTCGGCGAACTGCTGCATCGCTTCGCCTCGCTGCAGATCCGCAACCAGGGCACCCTGGGCGGCAACATCGGTAACGCCTCCCCCATCGGCGACTCGCCGCCGCTACTGATCGCGCTGGGTGCGCAGGTAGTGCTGCGCAAGGGTGCCAACAGCCGCATTCTGCTGCTGCAGGACTACTTCATCGATTACAAGGTCACCGCACGTGAACAGGGCGAGTTCATCGAAAAGATCATCGTGCCGCGCGCCCAGCCGAACCGGGTGTTCCGCGCCTATAAGGTCTCTAAGCGCCTGGACGATGATATCTCTGCCGTCTGCGCAGCTTTCGATCTGAAACTTGAAGGTGGCCTCATCGATGACGCCCGCATTGCGTTCGGCGGCATGGCTGCCATTCCAAAGCGCGCAGTTGCCTGTGAACGCGCCCTGATCGGCGCGCCGTTCAATACAGACACCATCGAACGGGCCTGCGAAGCCTTGAGCCAGGATTTCACACCGCTGACCGACTTCCGCGCCAGCCGCGAGTACCGCCTGCTGGTCGCGCAGAACCTGCTGCGCAAATGCTTCCACGAACAACAAGCGCCGGCGTACGAGACGAGGGTCACTTCCTATGCATAAGCCAACCAAAACTCAGGAAGAAATCGCAGCCCTGTTCACACAGGACCTGGTCACCGGCGTGGGCCGCAGCGTCAAGCATGACAGCGCGCCCAAGCACGTCACCGGCGAAGCGGTATATGTCGATGACCGTCTGGGGTTTCCCAACCAGCTGCATGTGTACGCCCGCATGAGCGACCGTGCCCATGCCCGTATCATCAGCATCGATACCAGCCCTTGCTATAGCTTGCCGGGCGTCGCTATCGCGATCAGCGCCAAGGATGTGCCTGGCCAGCTGGACATCGGCGCCGTCCTGCCCGGTGATCCGCTACTCGCTGACGACAAGGTCGAATACGTCGGCCAGCCGGTCATCGCCGTTGCCGCTGACAGCCTGGAAACCGCCCGTAAGGCCGCCATGGCCGCCATCATCGAATACGAAGATCTGGAACCGGTGATCGACGTGGTCGATGCCTTGCGCAAGAAGCACTTCGTGCTCGACAGCCATACCCACAAGCGCGGCGACTCCAGCGCGGCACTGGCCACCGCGCCGCGCCGACTGCAAGGCAGCCTTCACATCGGCGGGCAGGAACACTTCTACCTGGAAACCCAGGTGTCCTCGGTGATGCCCACCGAAGACGGCGGCATGATCGTCTACACCTCGACGCAAAACCCAACCGAAGTGCAGAAGCTGGTCGCTGAAGTGCTCGGCGTCTCGATGAACAAGATCGTCATCGACATGCGTCGCATGGGCGGCGGGTTCGGCGGCAAGGAAACCCAGGCAGCCGGCCCGGCGTGCATGTGCGCGGTGATCGCGCACCTCACCGGCCGCCCGACCAAGATGCGTCTGCCACGCATGGAAGACATGACCATGACCGGCAAGCGCCACCCCTTCTACGTCGAATACGACGTCGGCTTCGATGACGATGGCCTGCTGCACGGCATCGAGATCGACCTGGCCGGCAACTGCGGTTACTCACCGGACCTGTCCGGTTCCATCGTCGACCGCGCCATGTTCCACTCCGACAACGCCTATTACCTGGGCGATGCCACCATCAATGGCCATCGCTGCAAGACCAACCTGGCTTCGAACACCGCCTACCGCGGCTTTGGCGGCCCGCAAGGCATGGTCGCCATCGAGGAGATCATGGACGCGGTGGCCCGCGAGCTGGGCAAGGACCCGCTGGATGTGCGCAAGCGCAACTACTACGGCAAGACCGAGCGCAACGTCACGCCCTACTACCAGACCGTCGAGCACAACATGCTCGAGGAGATGACGGCCGAGCTTGAAGCCAGCAGCGACTATGCACGCCGCCGCGAGGAAATCCGCGCGTTCAACGCCAAGAGCCCGATCCTGAAGAAAGGCCTAGCACTGACCCCGGTGAAGTTCGGCATCAGCTTTACCGCCAGCTTCCTCAATCAGGGCGGCGCGCTGGTGCACGTTTACACCGATGGCAGCATCCACCTAAACCACGGCGGCACCGAGATGGGCCAAGGCCTGAACACCAAAGTCGCGCAGGTGGTGGCCGAAGTGTTCCAGGTCGACATCGACCGCATCCAGATCACCGCGACCAATACCGACAAGGTGCCGAACACCTCACCGACCGCCGCTTCCAGTGGCACCGACCTCAACGGCAAGGCGGCGCAAAATGCTGCGCAAACCATCAAGCAGCGCCTGATCGAATTTGCCGCGCGGCATTTCAAGGTCACTGAGGAAGATGTTGAGTTCAAGAACGGCCAAGTGCGCATTCGCGACGAGTACCTGTCGTTTGACGAGCTAATTCAGCAGGCCTATTTCGGGCAGGTGTCGCTGTCGTCCACCGGTTTCTACCGCACACCGAAGATCTACTACGACCGCAGCCTGGCGCGCGGCCGGCCGTTCTACTACTTCGCCTACGGCGCGGCGTGCTCCGAGGTGATCGTCGACACCCTGACCGGCGAGTACAAGATGCTTCGCAGCGACATCCTGCATGACGTGGGCGCCTCGCTGAATCCAGCCATCGACATCGGCCAGGTCGAAGGCGGCTTCGTCCAGGGCATGGGCTGGCTGACCATGGAAGAGCTGGTCTGGAACGACAAGGGCAAGCTGATGACCAGCGGCCCGGCCAGCTACAAGGTGCCGGCCGTGGCGGACATGCCGCTGGATCTGCGGGTCAAGCTGGTGGAGAACCGCAAGAACCCCGAGGACACGGTGTTCCATTCCAAAGCTGTCGGCGAGCCGCCGTTCATGCTCGGGATTTCGGTCTGGTGTGCGATCAAAGACGCCGTGGCGAGCCTGGCTGATTACAAGGTTCAGCCGAAAATCGACGCACCGGCCACCCCCGAGCGGGTGCTATGGGGCGTGGAGCAGATGCGTAAGTTGAAGCGGGCTGCTGCGGCCATTCCGGCAACCGAAACCACGCCAGCCTGAAACTCAATGGTGGGCTGAAGCCCACCCTACGAGCTACACCGGCCTGACGTAGGGTGGACAACGCTTTGCTTGTCCACCATCGACACAACTTGATCGTTTTGGTGGAAGCCATTTCGCGGTCTTCCACCCTACGAGGGACATAAACATGAGCAACACGGCCTGGATCGACGCGCTCGCCGACCTGCAACAAAGAGGCGAACCCTGCGTGCTGGTGACTATCATCGAGGAGCGCGGCTCGACGCCGCGCAATGCCGGCTCGAAGATGGTCGTCAGCCGCGAGCGGCTGTACGACACCATCGGCGGCGGCCATCTGGAATACAAGGCGCAGCAGATTGCCCGGGAGATGCTGGAGAACCGCAGCCGCGACACCCGTCTCGAACGCTTCTCCCTCGGTGCTAGCCTGGGCCAATGCTGCGGCGGCGCCACGGTACTGCTGTTCGAGCCCATGGGTCAGCCGCAGGCGCATATCGCCGTCTTTGGCGCCGGCCATGTCGGTCGTGCCCTTGTGCAGTTGCTCGCCAGCCTGCCGTGCAAGGTGCGCTGGATCGATTCGCGGAAAAGCGAATTTCCGGCCCAGATTCCTGCCGGGGTGGAAAAGGTCGTCAATGACGACGTGGTCGACGAGGTGGAAAACATGCCCGCCGGCAGTTATTTCATCGTCATGACCCACAACCATCAGCTCGACCTGGAACTGACCGCGGCCATCCTCGAACGCAACGATTTCACCTACTACGGGCTGATTGGCTCGAAGAGCAAGCGCGCCAGGTTTGAGCACCGTCTGCGCGACCGTGGCTTTCAGCCGGAAAGGGTGCAGCGCATGCGCTGCCCGATGGGTATTGCCGAAGTGAAGGGCAAATTGCCGGTGGAGATCGCCGTATCCATCGCCGGCGAGGTGATCGCCATCTACAACGCCAACTTCGGTAAAAAAACCGCGGATGGCGAAAAACCGGTGCCCATGCTGGTTCCGGCCTCGCGGCGTTCGCAAATGGGTTGATGCCCAAGGCATCACAGCTCGTAGCGTAAGAGTGCGATTGCTCACGAATGAACTCAACGCGACAGGATCGCCAGCAAGCTGGCTCCTACGAATAGAACCCAAGCCTCTGGAATCACCCGTTGGTTCCGGGCCGGAACACTTACACCACGATTTTTGAGAACCACCATGTCCCAAACCAAAGCCTACCGTGCCGCCCTGCTCCACTGCCTCGCCGATCCGCGCGAGGTGGGCATAGAGCAGTCCCATGAGTATTTTGAAGACGGCTTGCTGGTCGTCGAGGACGGCAAGATCGTCCAGGTGGGTAACGCGGCCGAACTGCTGCCGACTCTGTCCGCCGGCACTGGAGTCGTCGAATACCCCGACGCGCTGATCACCCCAGGCTTTATCGATACCCATATCCACTACCCGCAGGTTGGGGTAATCGGCTCCTATGGCGCGCAACTGCTGGATTGGCTGGAAACCTACACCTTCCCCAACGAAGGGCGCTTCAGCGACATGGCCCACGCACGCGAGCAAGCCGATCTGTTCCTCGGCGAGTTGCTGCGCAACGGCACCACCACGGCGCTGGTGTTCGGTACGGTGCACAAGCAATCGGTGGACGCCTTCTTCGAAGCAGCCGAAAAGCTCAACCTGCGCATGATCGCCGGCAAGGTATTGATGGACCGCAACGCGCCGGACTTCCTCACCGACACGGCCGAGTCCGGCTACGCCGACAGCAAGGAACTGATTGAGCGCTGGCACGGCAAAGGCCGTTTGCACTACGCCGTCACCCCGCGCTTCGCACCGACCAGCACACCCGAGCAACTGACCCTGGCCGGCAAGCTGTTCGCCGAATTCCCCGACCTCTACATGCACACTCATATCTCCGAGAACAAGCAGGAGGTCGAATGGGTCAAGGAGCTGTTCCCCGAGCGCAAGGGTTATCTGGACGTCTACGACCACCACGGCCTGATCGGCGCGCGCTCAGTATTCGCCCACGGCATCCACCTGTGCGATGACGAATGCAAGCGCCTCGGCGAGACCGGTTCGGCAGTCGCCTTCTGCCCCACCTCTAACCTGTTCCTCGGCAGCGGTCTGTTCGACCTGGCCAAGCTGGAAGGTCACGGCGTACGCGTGGGCCTGGGTACGGATGTCGGCGGCGGCACCAGCTTCTCGCAGCTGCAAAGCCTCAATGAGGCCTACAAGGTACTGCAGCTGCAGGGTCAGAAGCTGGATGCGTTCAAGGCGCTGTACCTGGCGACCCTCGGCGGCGCGCGCGCGCTCTATCTGGACGACAAGATCGGCAACCTGCAACCGGGCAAGGACGCCGACTTCGTCGTACTGGACTACAAGGCCACTCCGCTGATCAGCTACCGCCTGAGCCAGGCGACTACGCTGCAGGAAAAACTCTTCGCCCTGATGATTCTGGGTGATGACCGCGCGGTGAAGGAAACCTATGCGGCAGGGGTTTCGGTGCACCGGAAAGCGTAAGCCGAATACCGCTGTGCAAATGGGTTTCGATGCCGCGAGTATTGAGACACGCGAAACAGGTTGGCTAAAGCGGAGCGCCGCCCGGCCCACCTTACGCAGCCCCACAAGTGAAGACCGCGTAACGCACCGCGGGCTTCGTCCACTGTAGGGTGGGCTTCAGCCCACCGCGACGGGGCCGCCAACGATTGGTGGGCTAAAGCCCACCCTACTTCATGGCAACGGAACGCCGCCGGTCCACCCTATGCCTGTACTGGCATGCAGCTCGTAGATACCGTCTTCCCCATTACCGAGCAAGGGCCAGTTGAGGGTCGAAACGCTGGCCCGATTTAAGTACCCCATAGGCGATGTGCAGCAGCTTGCGCATCGCTGCACAGACGATTTGTTTTCCGGATTTTCCTTTTGCACTCAGACGCTCGCGTAGAGCACTAATGGCCGGGTTGTGTGTGAGCGAGCAGACCGCCGGCATGTAGAGCCCAGCCCTCAAGCGAGACGATCCTGTGCGGGATATGCGCGTCTGGCCTTTGTAGGAGCCAGACTCCTGAAGGCGGGGGTTCAGCCCGGCATAAGCGGTTATCGCGCGTGAGCTGGCGAAGCGTAACGGATCGCCCAGCTCAGCCAGCAACAGGGCTGCGGAACGCTCGCCGATGCCATCAATGCTGGTCAGCAGGTCGCGTTTGTTGCGCAGGTCCGGGTCATCATCGATGTGGTCTCGGATCGCACGGAGCGTCTCTCCGATCTGCCGCTCGACATGGTGCAGCACTGAGTAGATTGAAGCCTGCACACTAGCGTCGGCCAGATCCAGGCGGTTGCGTTCCATTTGTTGGATCTCCTGCAGATCCTCCAAGCGCCGCACTAATGCTTTCAAGCGCCGGACGGCGGGAGGCTCAGGCTGCCAGGCCCGCAGATCGCTCTGGTGCCGCTCGCCATACTCAGCGATGAGTTTGGCGTCGACTTTGTCGGTCTTTACGCGCTGGAGCTGGCTTCGGGCGTAATAGGCGACCTGTGCAGGATTGAGCACGCAGACCTGATAGCCTTTATCGTGAAACCAGGTCGCGAGCGCTTCATGGTAAGCGCCGGTCGCTTCCATCACGATCCAGGCTTGGGCATTGGCGTGCTTGAGCAGCCACTGCTGGAGCGCTTCGAAACCGGCCACCTCGTTTGGCAATTTGGCCTTGGTGCGGTACTTGCCATTGGGTTGCTGGGTGGCGATGTCGAACGTGCGTTTGGCGATATCGATGCCGATGACGCTGGGCATAAGAACTCCTCCTGCTGGTTCAGAAAGATCAACACTTCACTCAGCTCTACCTTGCTGATGCGAGCTCTCGCCGGAGGCGGGCTCTGGATACCGTTCGAGCTGTAAGAGTGAGTATGGAAGGCCGCAGCGCTATCTACGTCGCAGGCTCAAAGCCTAAGGGTGGATACGGCTTTCTGACCTTCCCCCGATGATCAGTCGGGAACTATCACCCCAACATAGCGTGGTAGTCGAGATACAAGGGTGGATGTCGCTTTCACATCCACCACCAAGTTGCGCCACGCTCAATGGACGCGTGACCGGTGAAGCGCGATCCGCCCTACGGCTTCAATGCG encodes:
- a CDS encoding nucleoside 2-deoxyribosyltransferase — encoded protein: MTLRIYLAGPGVFRSDALEHGERLKALCSEFGFIGLYPLDKQVPNGIEAPRQQAAWIYRANLDLLNQADAVLADLNFFRGGEPDSGTSFEVGYAVAQGKPIYGYLEGEGSYAERLQRQHPQLCGVPGLDCDGLQLEAFDLPLNLMLAVPTTLICGGPREALQCMAKALRPTPHA
- the xdhA gene encoding xanthine dehydrogenase small subunit, producing MIQFLLNRELRREQTLDPNTTVLEYLREHRGKPGTKEGCASGDCGACTVVVGELDGEKLRYRTLNSCLTFVSALHGKQLITVEDLKHQGQLHSVQQAMVDCHGSQCGFCTPGFVMSLFALQKSADGYDKADTHEALAGNLCRCTGYRPILEAAEQACCGKQPDQFDAREAETIAQLKAIEPRETAELNSGDKRCLSPLTVGDLAEIYGANPEARLLAGGTDLALEVTQFHRELPVMIYVGHIAEMKKVEVTDTSIEIGAATPLTDCYEVLAKEYPDFGELLHRFASLQIRNQGTLGGNIGNASPIGDSPPLLIALGAQVVLRKGANSRILLLQDYFIDYKVTAREQGEFIEKIIVPRAQPNRVFRAYKVSKRLDDDISAVCAAFDLKLEGGLIDDARIAFGGMAAIPKRAVACERALIGAPFNTDTIERACEALSQDFTPLTDFRASREYRLLVAQNLLRKCFHEQQAPAYETRVTSYA
- the xdhB gene encoding xanthine dehydrogenase molybdopterin binding subunit, encoding MHKPTKTQEEIAALFTQDLVTGVGRSVKHDSAPKHVTGEAVYVDDRLGFPNQLHVYARMSDRAHARIISIDTSPCYSLPGVAIAISAKDVPGQLDIGAVLPGDPLLADDKVEYVGQPVIAVAADSLETARKAAMAAIIEYEDLEPVIDVVDALRKKHFVLDSHTHKRGDSSAALATAPRRLQGSLHIGGQEHFYLETQVSSVMPTEDGGMIVYTSTQNPTEVQKLVAEVLGVSMNKIVIDMRRMGGGFGGKETQAAGPACMCAVIAHLTGRPTKMRLPRMEDMTMTGKRHPFYVEYDVGFDDDGLLHGIEIDLAGNCGYSPDLSGSIVDRAMFHSDNAYYLGDATINGHRCKTNLASNTAYRGFGGPQGMVAIEEIMDAVARELGKDPLDVRKRNYYGKTERNVTPYYQTVEHNMLEEMTAELEASSDYARRREEIRAFNAKSPILKKGLALTPVKFGISFTASFLNQGGALVHVYTDGSIHLNHGGTEMGQGLNTKVAQVVAEVFQVDIDRIQITATNTDKVPNTSPTAASSGTDLNGKAAQNAAQTIKQRLIEFAARHFKVTEEDVEFKNGQVRIRDEYLSFDELIQQAYFGQVSLSSTGFYRTPKIYYDRSLARGRPFYYFAYGAACSEVIVDTLTGEYKMLRSDILHDVGASLNPAIDIGQVEGGFVQGMGWLTMEELVWNDKGKLMTSGPASYKVPAVADMPLDLRVKLVENRKNPEDTVFHSKAVGEPPFMLGISVWCAIKDAVASLADYKVQPKIDAPATPERVLWGVEQMRKLKRAAAAIPATETTPA
- the xdhC gene encoding xanthine dehydrogenase accessory protein XdhC, translated to MSNTAWIDALADLQQRGEPCVLVTIIEERGSTPRNAGSKMVVSRERLYDTIGGGHLEYKAQQIAREMLENRSRDTRLERFSLGASLGQCCGGATVLLFEPMGQPQAHIAVFGAGHVGRALVQLLASLPCKVRWIDSRKSEFPAQIPAGVEKVVNDDVVDEVENMPAGSYFIVMTHNHQLDLELTAAILERNDFTYYGLIGSKSKRARFEHRLRDRGFQPERVQRMRCPMGIAEVKGKLPVEIAVSIAGEVIAIYNANFGKKTADGEKPVPMLVPASRRSQMG
- the guaD gene encoding guanine deaminase; the protein is MSQTKAYRAALLHCLADPREVGIEQSHEYFEDGLLVVEDGKIVQVGNAAELLPTLSAGTGVVEYPDALITPGFIDTHIHYPQVGVIGSYGAQLLDWLETYTFPNEGRFSDMAHAREQADLFLGELLRNGTTTALVFGTVHKQSVDAFFEAAEKLNLRMIAGKVLMDRNAPDFLTDTAESGYADSKELIERWHGKGRLHYAVTPRFAPTSTPEQLTLAGKLFAEFPDLYMHTHISENKQEVEWVKELFPERKGYLDVYDHHGLIGARSVFAHGIHLCDDECKRLGETGSAVAFCPTSNLFLGSGLFDLAKLEGHGVRVGLGTDVGGGTSFSQLQSLNEAYKVLQLQGQKLDAFKALYLATLGGARALYLDDKIGNLQPGKDADFVVLDYKATPLISYRLSQATTLQEKLFALMILGDDRAVKETYAAGVSVHRKA
- a CDS encoding IS110 family transposase: MPSVIGIDIAKRTFDIATQQPNGKYRTKAKLPNEVAGFEALQQWLLKHANAQAWIVMEATGAYHEALATWFHDKGYQVCVLNPAQVAYYARSQLQRVKTDKVDAKLIAEYGERHQSDLRAWQPEPPAVRRLKALVRRLEDLQEIQQMERNRLDLADASVQASIYSVLHHVERQIGETLRAIRDHIDDDPDLRNKRDLLTSIDGIGERSAALLLAELGDPLRFASSRAITAYAGLNPRLQESGSYKGQTRISRTGSSRLRAGLYMPAVCSLTHNPAISALRERLSAKGKSGKQIVCAAMRKLLHIAYGVLKSGQRFDPQLALAR